In Pseudomonas putida, a genomic segment contains:
- a CDS encoding sarcosine oxidase subunit alpha: MSQTYRLASGGRIDRSKVLNFSFNGKSYQGYAGDSLAAALLANGVDIIGRSFKYSRPRGIIAAGTEEPNAILQIGSSEATQVPNVRATQQALYAGLVATSTNGWPNVNNDVMGILGKVGGSMMPPGFYYKTFMYPKSFWMTYEKYIRKAAGLGRAPLQNDPDSYDYMNQHCDVLIVGAGPAGLAAALAAARSGARVILADEQEEFGGSLLDTRETLDGKPATDWVNAVVKELESLPEVTLLPRATVNGYHDHNFLTIHERLTDHLGDRAPIGQVRHRVHRVRAKRVVLAAGAHERPLVYGNNDVPGNMLAGAVSTYVRRYGVAPGRKLVLSTNNDHAYRAALDWHDAGLQVVAIADARHNPRGSLVEEARAKGIRILTSSAVIEAKGSKHVTGARVAAIDVQAHKVTSPGEVLDCDLIATSGGYSPIVHLASHLGGRPVWREDILGFVPGDAPQKRECVGGVNGVYALGDVIADGFEGGARAATEAGFKATVGSLPKTVARKEEATVALFQVPHDKGTARAPKQFVDQQNDVTAAAIELATREGFESVEHVKRYTALGFGTDQGKLGNINGLAIAARSIGITIPEMGTTMFRPNYTPVTFGAVAGRHCGHLFEPVRFTALHAWHVKNGAEFEDVGQWKRPWYFPKAGEDIHTAVARECKAVRDSVGFLDASTLGKIDIQGPDAREFLNRIYTNAWTKLDVGKARYGLMCKEDGMVFDDGVTACVGDNHFIMTTTTGGAARVLQWLELYHQTEWPEMKVYFTSVTDHWATMTLSGPNSRKLLSELTDIDMDKEAFPFMTWKEGNVGGVPARVFRISFTGELSYEINVQANYAMGVLEQIIEAGKKYNLTPYGTETMHVLRAEKGFIIVGQDTDGSMTPDDLNMSWCVGRNKPFSWIGLRGMNREDCVREDRKQLVGLKPVDPTKWLPEGAQLVFDPKQPIPMDMVGHVTSSYAANSLGYSFAMGVVKGGLKRMGERVYSPQADGSVIEAEIVSSVFFDPKGERQNV, from the coding sequence ATGAGCCAGACCTATCGCCTCGCCAGCGGCGGCCGTATCGACCGCAGCAAGGTCCTGAACTTCAGCTTCAACGGCAAGAGCTACCAAGGCTATGCCGGTGACAGCCTGGCCGCCGCGTTGCTGGCCAACGGCGTCGACATCATCGGCCGCAGCTTCAAGTACTCGCGTCCGCGCGGCATCATCGCCGCGGGTACCGAAGAGCCGAACGCCATCCTGCAGATCGGCTCCAGCGAAGCCACCCAGGTCCCCAACGTGCGTGCTACCCAGCAGGCCCTCTACGCAGGCCTGGTGGCAACCAGCACCAACGGCTGGCCGAACGTCAACAACGACGTCATGGGCATCCTCGGCAAGGTCGGCGGCAGCATGATGCCGCCGGGCTTCTACTACAAAACCTTCATGTACCCGAAATCGTTCTGGATGACTTACGAGAAGTACATCCGCAAAGCCGCAGGCCTTGGCCGTGCGCCGCTGCAGAACGACCCGGACAGCTACGACTACATGAACCAGCACTGCGACGTGCTGATCGTCGGCGCAGGTCCCGCGGGCCTTGCCGCTGCACTGGCGGCCGCCCGTAGCGGTGCCCGCGTGATCCTGGCCGACGAACAGGAAGAGTTCGGCGGCAGCCTGCTCGACACCCGCGAGACCCTCGACGGCAAGCCTGCTACCGACTGGGTCAACGCCGTGGTCAAGGAGTTGGAAAGCCTGCCGGAAGTGACCCTGCTGCCACGCGCCACGGTCAACGGCTACCACGACCACAACTTCCTGACCATCCACGAGCGCCTCACCGACCACCTGGGCGACCGTGCACCGATCGGCCAGGTGCGCCACCGCGTCCACCGAGTGCGTGCCAAGCGCGTGGTACTGGCTGCCGGTGCCCACGAGCGTCCGCTGGTCTATGGCAACAACGACGTGCCGGGCAACATGCTCGCCGGTGCCGTGTCCACCTACGTGCGCCGCTACGGCGTGGCGCCGGGCCGCAAGCTGGTGCTGTCGACCAACAACGACCATGCCTACCGCGCCGCGCTGGACTGGCACGACGCCGGCCTGCAAGTGGTCGCCATCGCCGACGCCCGCCACAACCCGCGTGGTTCGCTGGTCGAGGAAGCCCGTGCCAAGGGCATTCGCATCCTCACCTCCAGCGCCGTGATCGAGGCCAAGGGCAGCAAGCACGTCACCGGCGCCCGCGTGGCCGCCATCGATGTGCAGGCGCATAAAGTCACCAGCCCAGGCGAAGTCCTCGACTGCGACCTGATCGCCACCTCCGGCGGCTACAGCCCGATCGTGCACCTGGCCTCGCACCTGGGCGGTCGCCCGGTATGGCGCGAAGACATCCTCGGCTTCGTGCCGGGCGATGCCCCGCAAAAACGTGAGTGCGTTGGCGGCGTCAATGGCGTCTACGCCCTGGGCGACGTGATCGCCGACGGTTTCGAAGGCGGCGCCCGTGCAGCCACCGAAGCCGGCTTCAAGGCCACTGTCGGCAGCCTGCCGAAAACCGTCGCACGCAAGGAAGAGGCCACCGTGGCGCTGTTCCAGGTGCCGCACGACAAAGGCACTGCCCGCGCACCCAAGCAGTTCGTCGACCAGCAGAACGACGTCACCGCCGCAGCCATCGAACTGGCCACCCGCGAAGGCTTCGAGTCGGTCGAGCACGTCAAGCGCTACACCGCGCTGGGCTTCGGCACCGACCAGGGCAAGCTGGGCAACATCAACGGCCTGGCCATCGCCGCTCGCTCGATCGGTATCACCATTCCGGAAATGGGCACCACCATGTTCCGCCCCAACTACACGCCGGTGACCTTCGGCGCGGTAGCGGGTCGTCACTGTGGCCACCTGTTCGAGCCTGTGCGCTTCACTGCCCTGCATGCCTGGCACGTGAAGAACGGCGCCGAATTCGAAGACGTCGGCCAATGGAAGCGCCCTTGGTACTTCCCGAAAGCCGGTGAAGACATCCACACCGCCGTGGCCCGCGAATGCAAGGCCGTGCGTGACAGCGTGGGCTTCCTGGACGCCTCGACCCTGGGCAAGATCGACATCCAGGGCCCGGATGCCCGCGAGTTCCTCAACCGCATCTACACCAACGCCTGGACCAAGCTCGACGTGGGCAAGGCCCGCTACGGCCTGATGTGCAAGGAAGACGGCATGGTCTTCGACGACGGCGTGACCGCCTGCGTCGGCGACAACCACTTCATCATGACCACCACCACCGGCGGCGCCGCCCGTGTGCTGCAGTGGCTGGAGCTGTACCACCAGACCGAATGGCCGGAGATGAAGGTGTACTTCACCTCGGTCACCGACCACTGGGCGACCATGACCCTGTCCGGCCCCAACAGCCGCAAGCTGCTCAGCGAGCTGACCGACATCGACATGGACAAGGAAGCCTTCCCGTTCATGACCTGGAAGGAAGGCAACGTCGGCGGCGTGCCGGCCCGTGTTTTCCGTATCTCGTTCACCGGTGAGCTGTCATACGAGATCAACGTCCAGGCCAACTACGCCATGGGCGTGCTGGAACAGATCATCGAGGCGGGCAAGAAGTACAACCTGACCCCGTACGGCACCGAGACCATGCACGTGCTGCGCGCCGAGAAGGGCTTCATCATCGTCGGTCAGGACACCGACGGTTCGATGACGCCGGACGACCTGAACATGAGCTGGTGCGTCGGCCGCAACAAGCCGTTCTCGTGGATCGGCCTGCGTGGCATGAACCGTGAGGACTGCGTGCGCGAGGACCGCAAGCAGCTGGTAGGCCTCAAGCCTGTGGATCCGACCAAATGGCTGCCGGAAGGCGCCCAACTGGTCTTCGATCCGAAGCAACCGATTCCGATGGACATGGTCGGCCACGTCACCTCCAGCTACGCGGCCAACTCCCTGGGCTATTCGTTCGCCATGGGTGTGGTCAAGGGCGGTCTCAAGCGCATGGGCGAGCGGGTCTACTCGCCGCAGGCCGATGGCAGCGTGATCGAGGCGGAAATCGTGTCTTCGGTGTTCTTCGATCCGAAGGGTGAGCGGCAGAACGTTTAA
- a CDS encoding sarcosine oxidase subunit delta, whose protein sequence is MLQIFCPHCGELRSEEEFHASGQAHIARPLDPAACSDEEWGTYMFFRDNPRGIHHELWDHVAGCRQYFNVTRDTVTYEILETYKIGEKPQVTAAGKPSSAPSTVKGQGEKV, encoded by the coding sequence ATGTTGCAAATTTTCTGTCCCCATTGCGGCGAGCTGCGCTCCGAAGAAGAGTTCCACGCCTCTGGCCAGGCGCACATCGCCCGCCCGCTGGACCCTGCTGCCTGCTCCGACGAGGAGTGGGGCACCTACATGTTCTTCCGCGACAACCCGCGCGGCATTCACCACGAACTGTGGGACCACGTCGCCGGCTGCCGTCAGTACTTCAACGTCACCCGTGACACGGTGACCTACGAAATTCTCGAAACCTACAAGATTGGCGAGAAGCCGCAGGTGACCGCGGCCGGCAAGCCAAGCAGCGCACCGTCGACCGTCAAAGGCCAAGGGGAAAAAGTATGA
- a CDS encoding sarcosine oxidase subunit gamma, protein MSAINVFQQNPGSDAKAQSPLHHADLASLVGKGRKNAGVTLRERKFLGHLTLRGDGHDPEFAAGVHKALGLELPVALTVVANAEMSLQWVGPDEWLLIVPGGQEVAVEQKLRAALEGQHIQVVNVSGGQSLLELRGPNVREVLMKSTSYDVHPNNFPVGKAVGTVFAKSQLVIRRTAEDTWELVIRRSFADYWWLWLQDASAEYGLSIEA, encoded by the coding sequence ATGAGCGCTATCAACGTCTTCCAGCAAAACCCCGGCAGCGATGCCAAGGCCCAGTCGCCACTGCACCACGCCGACCTGGCCAGCCTGGTTGGCAAGGGCCGTAAGAACGCGGGCGTGACCCTGCGTGAACGCAAGTTCCTCGGCCACCTGACCCTGCGTGGCGACGGCCACGACCCGGAATTCGCCGCAGGCGTGCACAAGGCCCTGGGCCTGGAGCTGCCGGTGGCCCTGACCGTGGTCGCCAACGCCGAGATGTCGCTGCAATGGGTCGGCCCCGACGAGTGGCTGCTGATCGTCCCCGGTGGCCAGGAAGTGGCCGTCGAGCAAAAGCTGCGTGCCGCCCTCGAAGGCCAGCACATCCAGGTGGTCAACGTCAGCGGCGGGCAGAGCCTGCTGGAACTGCGCGGCCCGAACGTGCGCGAAGTGCTGATGAAATCCACCAGCTATGACGTGCACCCGAACAACTTCCCGGTCGGCAAGGCCGTCGGCACCGTGTTCGCCAAGTCGCAACTGGTGATCCGCCGCACCGCCGAGGACACCTGGGAGCTGGTGATCCGTCGTAGCTTCGCCGACTACTGGTGGCTGTGGCTGCAGGACGCTTCGGCCGAATACGGCTTGAGCATCGAGGCCTGA
- a CDS encoding sarcosine oxidase subunit beta family protein, giving the protein MQRYSGFGLFKHSLSHHENWQRMWRTPTPKKVYDVVIVGGGGHGLATAYYLAKEHGITNVAVIEKGYLGGGNTARNTTIVRSNYLWDESAHLYEHAMKLWEGLSQDLNYNVMFSQRGVYNLCHTLQDMRDSERRVSANRLNGVDGELLNTAQVAAEIPYLDCSKNTRYPILGATVQRRGGVARHDAVAWGFARAADALGVDLIQQTEVIGFRKENGAVIGVETNKGFIGAKRVGVVTAGNSGHMAKLAGFRLPLESHPLQALVSEPIKPIIDSVIMSNAVHGYISQSDKGDLVIGAGIDSWVGYGQRGSYPVIEHTLQAIVEMFPNLSRVRMNRQWGGIVDTTPDACPIISKTPVKNMFFNCGWGTGGFKATPGSGNVFAASLAKGEMHPLAAPFSIDRFYNGALIDEHGAAAVAH; this is encoded by the coding sequence ATGCAACGCTACTCGGGCTTCGGCCTCTTCAAACACTCCCTCAGCCACCACGAAAACTGGCAGCGCATGTGGCGCACGCCGACCCCCAAGAAGGTCTACGACGTGGTCATCGTCGGCGGTGGCGGCCATGGCCTGGCCACGGCCTACTACCTGGCCAAGGAACACGGCATCACCAACGTCGCGGTGATCGAGAAGGGTTATCTGGGCGGCGGCAACACCGCCCGTAATACCACCATCGTGCGTTCCAACTACCTGTGGGACGAATCGGCGCACCTGTACGAGCACGCCATGAAGCTGTGGGAGGGGCTGTCCCAGGACCTCAACTACAACGTGATGTTCTCCCAGCGCGGTGTCTACAACCTGTGCCACACCCTGCAGGACATGCGTGATTCCGAGCGCCGCGTGAGTGCCAACCGCCTCAACGGCGTCGATGGCGAGCTGCTCAACACCGCCCAGGTCGCGGCCGAAATCCCCTACCTGGACTGCTCGAAGAACACCCGCTACCCGATCCTCGGCGCCACCGTTCAGCGCCGTGGCGGCGTCGCCCGTCACGATGCCGTGGCCTGGGGCTTCGCCCGCGCCGCCGACGCCCTGGGCGTGGACCTGATCCAACAGACCGAAGTCATCGGTTTCCGCAAGGAAAACGGCGCGGTGATCGGTGTCGAAACCAACAAGGGTTTCATCGGCGCCAAGCGCGTCGGCGTGGTCACCGCCGGTAATTCCGGGCACATGGCCAAGCTGGCCGGCTTCCGTCTGCCGCTGGAATCGCACCCGCTGCAAGCCCTGGTGTCGGAGCCGATCAAGCCGATCATCGACAGCGTGATCATGTCCAACGCCGTGCACGGCTACATCAGCCAGTCCGACAAGGGCGACCTGGTGATCGGTGCCGGTATCGACAGCTGGGTCGGCTATGGCCAGCGCGGTTCGTACCCGGTCATCGAGCACACCCTGCAGGCGATCGTCGAGATGTTCCCGAACCTCTCGCGCGTACGCATGAACCGCCAGTGGGGCGGCATCGTCGATACCACCCCGGACGCTTGCCCGATCATTTCCAAGACGCCGGTCAAGAACATGTTCTTCAACTGCGGCTGGGGCACTGGCGGCTTCAAGGCCACCCCAGGTTCGGGCAACGTCTTCGCGGCGAGCCTGGCCAAGGGCGAGATGCACCCGCTGGCCGCGCCTTTCTCCATCGACCGTTTCTACAACGGCGCGCTGATCGACGAACACGGCGCCGCTGCCGTCGCCCACTAA